The region AATAAAATAACAACTTTTACTGCTTCTACATATTGATCTTTATGAATATAGTCTTAGATTTCAATCTTCTGatctaataaataattttaaaaaaatgacaaaatgtgtttaaatgttaCAGGACCAAAAAAGATTATACAACACATTCAATGaatatttagaaataaagtaAACACTATCAACAGCTGTGGCATGCAGACAATTATAAACAGTAATtcagtttatatgtatatatatataaaaaataaaatacagagaaTGCATATACATTAATGCACTTAGAATCTAAGTCAGAAGGTTTAAAAGTAGAAAGCTTGCATTGTTGTTGCTCAAGATTATTCAATAAAAGGTTTGACCAGTAAAGTTGTCGAAATTTTCCATTTATGATGGAACTACTTTTCTAGGTCGATGAAATTGCCTTTGTATTTAATGCAGGTGCATTTTATGGAACTAACTCTCCACTATGTAAACACTGACTGTTATATCAcattattattactgtatgtAACTTCCTAGTTTAATCATAGGGAAACCAAGCCAAGCTTTTTCCTTAATGGTTATGAGTGAAAGGATTTGTTACAACAGACAAGCTTGGTGATCAATTCCATATCATCGGACTCAAGCTTGTTcaaatacagaaagaaaaaaaagaaaaagaaagttgaTCAGTATTGTCTGATGTTTTTTAAAGATGATTATGTTAGTATATAgtattatagcatctataaaTCTGAGGCAAGGACTTTAAAACCATTACTGACAAATGTAATAaccttcaaaaacacaaaaacaattagTAACACTAATTGgttgtaatgtaatatttttcagtAATTTTGGTTAGAGTGTGAAAAAGTATGTAAGCTGAAGCATTACTGGTAATAATAATAGAAGAAAAAAGATatgtaaatagataaataaataataatgataaagatattaaagtctGAATCCAAGAATGTTTagtgtacaaaaaataataactgaaacaTTTATTACTAGGGTagtgattaattattttaaagacttatttttcttcattacaaaATCAAAATTTGTTGGGCGCTGCCCATACCTTCCGATGCTGACAATCTGCCGCAAGCTTTAGTAATTGAGTTCTTATTACCATTAATAAAATTTCTCAgaaattgattcattcatttatatccACAACATTAACCCCATGTATAGATAGTTGATGGATATATTcctattttgtaaaatgttacaaAGAAAAGCAGATGAGAAGCTTTCAAAACTGATTTCAGATCAAAAGTAGTTTTTAATCATAGAACATTGCTTGTAACTTGCCTGTTGATACTGCTGATTGTAGTTCTGCTGGTTATATGATCGTCCAGATCCTCGACTGTAATGGTCACCTTGCCCATAATCTGGGTAACGGTTGTAGTTATAGCCTTGGTTATAGTTGCCCTGGTGGAAACCTTGGTTGTAACCCTGATTATAGCTCTTAAAGAAAGGTGGGaacaaaatgaaaacacaaacacatcagaTGAAGATAAAAGTCTGTCACAGATACATGGCTGTCCGCAGACTCACTTGGTTATATCCCTCTTTGTTATAGGAGCTATAGCGGTTGCTATTGTAGCTTCCTCCAGACTGATGGCTGCTGCTGTATCCATCTCGCCCGTCTCTGTGATTCCCTCCCCAGTGGTTCTGATTATAAGCTGACAAAAGCAGAGAGCAAGAGGATACCTCGAAAAACACTAATGACAGACTTTTGAATTAGTTGACAGCCTAATAAGGTCAATTCACCTCCCCTGTAGCTTCCTCCAGGGCCTGTTCTCATCCCTCTGTGGTTGTCGTACAGCTGGAAGCCGCTTTCGCGTCTACGTTGTCCTCCGTTATCAAAGCGTTTCTCAGGCGGAGGCCCAGCCTTCCGGCCCTCCTCATTGTACCACTTGATTAGCTTAATAGCCTCTTCTCTTTGCAGCTCAATGAAGGTCACTTCATCCAGAAAATCTCCAACCTCTGGCAGCACAAAGTTGGCTTCAATGTCAAGGAAAGGGGAAAGAAGTTGGGACAGATCACATCACCAAAAGACACTAAAAGAAACTTAATACAATTTTGACATCACAAAATATTGCTAAAAGATGGGGATATGATGCAAGAAAGACACAATGAACACTACTGCAAACCAAATGCAACCTCAAAAACATGTTTGGAAAAAAGGGATGTCTATTTACAGTAGTGGTCAAAATTATTTGAACTCcattatcttttgctgtagtgtgttagatgaaatatcagtttactcttccaaacattcatttggtTATTAATCCAGTCAGATTTttgtgtttgcacaaggagtctgacaacagtcgAGTCACtggtccacacagagatctgatctcatcatcatcattcagtctgtctggaataacatgaagaaacagaaccaaccgagacagactcaatccagaagaactgtggcaacgtctccaagatgcttcaaaagACCTATCTGTAAAGCTCTTGTGTAAGAATGCTGTCAAAATGTCTTTATCACTTAACTTCTatttactaaattaaatcaacatgtgGTGcggggttgccaggtttttacaacaaaacccgcccaattgctgctcaaaactagcccaatcgagGGGTTCTGGGGGGTAAAATACACTTTATTTGGCAGGGCTCCAGGGTAAAATTGGCATCTCAAGGGCTAAATATCGCGCCATTGATGTAGCttcaacccgcggacatgaaaaacaacccgccgcaacaatattaaagtagcccaattccgctGGAAAACCGTGGACTAGGCAACACTGATTTGGGGTGACCATCCTTTGTGTTTAAAGCAGTTTTACCCTCGTTGCACTTGCACATAGTTTTTCAAGTAGCTTTGCAggaaggtttcttgaagcattttggagacattgccacaaaTCTTCCTGTTTCTTCACGTCAATCGAGACTGGATGACAATGAGATAAGGAGCCAGTTGCATAATCGTGTaactttatgtaatttaattttacaaattatGAGCAGTTTTAATGTCCGAGTATAGCACTTGCtattgtcagactccttgtgcaaacaaaaatcttgcCGAATTATAACagttaatggcaaaattaatgtatgtaaatgtaaactgatatttcttactgacactacagcaaaagatcgaagcaaaagtgaaaaaaatctgttatatttCTGATTTCTATAGTTTTCCATAGCAGCGCTCCTACCTTTCATTTCTAAAACAGCATGATCAGGCACATCCTTCCCTTCCTCATGAGTTTGCTTAAACATTCGCTCTTTTAAATCCTCGTCCGTGGGACAAATTACTATAGCCTTGCGCTGAAACCCTTCAAAAGGACTCATTTTCCGTCTCTGGGCTGATCCATATACATTTGTCTAGCAAAAGTGAAAAGAAAGAAGTAAAAGCTGTTCATTATCGTTACTTTTGTGGGGCTTTGCTTTTATCCGGATGAAATCTGGAactctgcaatgaagtgagagtGGTTTTTCCTTTCTTTACCTGTACCTACTGATGAACCTTTACAAGACCTCACACTTACCTTACACAGGTGTTTTTCAGAACATCACAaaacatatatgtataaatataaaaaaaatctacaattttcatagtcatgaaaataaagaaaactctttgaatgagaaggtgtgtccaaacttttggtctgtactatatatatatatatatatatatatatatatatatatatatatataaaaagaaataataccttggtttcttattttattatacttttaccAGTTCTCacttctcaagaaaaaaaaaaaactgttttaaatttgCAGAATTTTCCATGTCCATGGGAACCCGGAAAGTTGTCTAGCTCATGCACAATAACCAGTTTAACTGCAAATTCAATTCAACACAATAACTACACTTCTTAAactgtaatgcaaataaatgtcacctatacaaacaaaatatttcaaataagagTTAAGAAAAATGTTTCCCCATTCTAAAAGGGTCTCCTTCACTTACCTTGACTCTTTGTGGTGCTTCAGATCTCTAGACAGACATACATCAGTTACCTGAGAACACTCATAGACTCCATAGTTTGAGACATGCAACTCTACCTACCTTACAAACCAGCTATGCCCTGAAAAGCCAAGAAGCCACATACCTTGTTACTGAAACAAACACAACTACAACCCACAGGATAATGGAGGTCTACTTAAAACCAAATCTATTTCCTTTAGAATAAGTACAGCAACAAAATGTGCTTTCTTACTCACCGGGCTGAGATTACTTGTCTCTCAACATCTTATTACAATCTTGGACTACCAGTTCATTATCAGAGAGGCTCACAGAAAAATTCAATGCAATCGGAAATGCAAGATAATGTAAATGCTAATATGTTTGACATTAATAACTTTTCTGACACTGCAATATACAACATTCGATCAAAAACGGCTTCTTCTACTCAATCATATTGTGGCCTCctgaaagataaataaataacatattagAAGAAAAACGGCAGTGGTCATTCACAGTTGTCTTCACTGGGAATCATAGGAATGTGTTTGCAGTACCTGATCCAAGATGTAGTTCCGTCTCTTGTGGGAAGCAATCTGGATCATTTGGTTCAGGCACTGAGTGGCCCGCTGAATAAGGATGTCCCAGCGCCCAGAATAGTTTCGCTGGCGACGCAATCCCATCACCTAAGACCATAACACAATATCCACAGCAATATCCACTCATGTTAAAAAGaaattggggtctgtaagatttttttgatatatatttctttaaataagTCTTATGTTCAACatgtatttgaccaaaaataaaagaaaaacaataatactgtgaaatattattacagtttaaaataacttttctattttaacatgtaataagtcaaaaaagcatttatttaaaaccgtattcttttgtagcattataaatgttctTTTGTCACTTTAGAACAATTCAGtgcaaccttgctgaataaaacttaagttttaatttctttctttttttcaaaaacaataacaactaaAAACTTACTGAGCCTAAACTTTTGAagagtaaaatgtatattttatacaattatttacattacaaattTATACATAAAGTAAAAATCTGTTCCATTTGACTGCACTTGTTTTAGGCCCCAAGAACATGATTTCTTTACAATTGTGGACCATAAAACGCATTTAAACCTGCTGATCCTACCTTCATTTTCTCCATGATAGCATTTGTGCCCAGGATGTTATATTTCTTCTCTGGGTTCATCTCTGCATGCTTTGTGGCCCATGTGGTTTTACCACAAGCAGGAAGACCAACCATCATCAGTATCTACACACAAAAGTGATATTCCCTGGACTGCACACATTTATTTGAGACAagatatactaccattcaaaagtttaggggaCCTATGTAGCTACAGTAAGATTTTGCCAAAAATGTCAAATAAGACAAGGTTGGTCTTAAAGATGTTACATAAAACTTCACTGCTAAAGCAAAGGGAAACAAAATCGAATGCCCACACTAACTGTATGAAGCTAATAAATCAGGAGAATTTACCTCACAATCAAATTTGCTGGTGGGACCAACAGTTCCTCTGACCCTGTTCTCTAAGTTGACGGCCCCAATCAAAGTGTAGCCATCTTGCAAAGGAAAGAAAGGTTCTGCTCGCTGGCCAAAGTTAAACTCAACAGAGCAGTTCTTCACAAGAACATGAGGATACAGTGCACGACCTGCCAGTTCTTCTTTAGATACGTGAAATGCCACATCAAGCCACTTCCCGTTCTTTGAGAAAGCTATTTCCACTTGCTCATGACTGTCAAAGTCCTGCAAAAGACACATATGAGACTATACTTACCTCAACTTCTTAATTTAGGTAGTTCCATGTTtgttattttggttttctttcaTTATTCTCTCAAttccaaaacctagtaagctggtTGAATGGGGTTTCATGTTTTtaacttagcaacatgctaatgctaAACTCAATTAGTATCTCTTTGTGCCAGGGCCGGCCCAGGCTCTGTTGGTGCTATATGCAAGATTTTAGATTTCTGCCCCCCACCCcccttaatataaaataaaataacataacataaatactGATAAGCATTAACATAATTAATTAGTCAATAAATTGTGCTAATAAATACATGGAGATGTTTAAGCGGTATTTTATGAGTGAATCTGTTAAAATACCCTATTGAAGAGACCATGAGCTACTCCTACAACTATGCCTACAGTGACAAGTACTTATTACAACAAAGGGCAATATAGGCAATATGAAATGCCTAAAATAGTCTAACTAACATTTTAGAAATGATACTTTAAGAGCAAATAAATGGCAAAACTATTTTAAGTGAATGCGCCATgcataattaattcattatgatgatGTCATTTCATGATgcagaaagtgtttaaattagTCCAACATGGCATGTTGTCAAATCTAATTTTTCGTtgatgtcaattttattttattgtaacattattttaatcagttcATTGATCGATCAGTACTAAAATTATGTTAACTGTCAGAAATGATTTtacgtaatatatgtgtgtaggAGCGCACAATGTCACAAGGGGGcgcacttccaaaaaaaaaaaacacctttcctGTGGCGTCCCCCAGTCATTTTGTGCCCTGGGCAACTGTCTTTTTCGCCTATGCCACGGGCCGGCCCTTATTTGTGCAACACCTGAAACTGCGGCCTACTGTATGTAGTCCATTCCAAATCAGTTACCTATAAGGTGATAGATAAGATAATGACCACAAGGGATGTTCACATTTACTGTTGCTTGGCAAATTTCATAGGAGAAAGAAAGTGCTCGATGATGAATGAtaccaaaaaacaacaacgattaaataaacatcaaaagctACGTTAATCAAATTTGAAACCAATGCAAAATCCACATAGTATAATTTCTTAACCACCGTTAGTCTATCAATTCTTCATGACTTGATTTTGTATGAGAAATTTAAAGTAGTGGTAAATGTGACTGCATCTTTATCTTGCAGTATACAGCAAAATTTTGACCAGGTTTTGCAACAGAGACACTGATTTAACAATAAAAGTAAGAAAAGCCCTCACAACATAGCATTCAATGACATCACTTTCACCAAATTTCTCTCTGTAATCTTCAAATTTGCAACAGGTAGACTTTTTTCCTGTTCCACCATACCCATAAGAGAACGCCTCCTCTCCTGAAACAAAGTAATTCTTTACATAAGAACCTTGAAAGAACATTTCTATAAACAACCCAATGCGAGTGTACTTGTGATTCCTCACCAAGCTGTGTGCTGCAGGAATCCAGAGACCACCCGACTCTCACCACATGAGGGTCAGGCTCACTGCCAGGAAGATGCTTGACTGGTATATACTCCATAACCTGGAGACAAAAACCAAGATTATGTAAACTATTAAGTTGATTTGAcagttaaaaggatagttcaaccaaagatttaaaatctaaaattctgtcattgggaatcactcaccctcatattgttccaaacccataagacctttgtttaccttcagaacacaaatttaagatatttttaatgaaatcagaGAACTTCCTGACctgaaaattacagttgaaccactgatgtcacatgaactattttaacaatgtccttactatgtttctgggccttgaacgtgtcagttgatTTGaggtctatggagggtcagaaagctctcggatttcataaaaaatatcttaatttgagttTCGAAGATAAATTAagttcttacgggtttggaattacatgatggtgagtaaataatgacaacattttcatttatattatttattttacaacattATCCTTAGAAACAACTAATCTAAACTACAtatttcaaaagtgtggggtAAGTAAGATtggaaagaaattcatacttttattcatcagggACAGATTAAATTGAGCAAATTTGacatttaagacatttataatgttacaaaatatttttattttcaataaatgttgttctttctgtttattaaagaatcctaagtatcacagtttacacaaaatattaagcaacgtTATTATTGGCTTCGATCTTATCATGGTCATGACGATATGAAATGATAGGTCTTCCAGGCAAAAAGTGtagtttttaaaacatatttaaacttcttaaggcctgttcacaccaagcacgataactataaagttaacaataaagatatagttcttaaaatcgttctcaatattaaagaatagcggagtccacaccacaactataaagaTAAAGGCAcggagaaacgatatcgttggaatcactttcagaacgatttttttttt is a window of Carassius carassius chromosome 23, fCarCar2.1, whole genome shotgun sequence DNA encoding:
- the hnrnpul1 gene encoding heterogeneous nuclear ribonucleoprotein U-like protein 1 isoform X3 — translated: MSCMMSVDVKKLKVNELKEELQKRGLDTRGFKGDLVERLQAALKVENEPTCSDETEAGSVAEAGNAEGSDQGQMAAEKEGSYIDPSASEVSKDENKPENVNVQQATVETICKKVAPVNVKNEDEIKTEQQGQQRPAPGSEWEDLESQQNAEIKTERDRHAHYGHKRRYDDGQGFSYHEHREDRRSRSPLPSAEEDEEDFDGTLVVIDTYNCDLHFKVSGDRCSGCPLTAEGFAYLWSGARATYGVNKGRVCYELKVMEYIPVKHLPGSEPDPHVVRVGWSLDSCSTQLGEEAFSYGYGGTGKKSTCCKFEDYREKFGESDVIECYVDFDSHEQVEIAFSKNGKWLDVAFHVSKEELAGRALYPHVLVKNCSVEFNFGQRAEPFFPLQDGYTLIGAVNLENRVRGTVGPTSKFDCEILMMVGLPACGKTTWATKHAEMNPEKKYNILGTNAIMEKMKVMGLRRQRNYSGRWDILIQRATQCLNQMIQIASHKRRNYILDQTNVYGSAQRRKMSPFEGFQRKAIVICPTDEDLKERMFKQTHEEGKDVPDHAVLEMKANFVLPEVGDFLDEVTFIELQREEAIKLIKWYNEEGRKAGPPPEKRFDNGGQRRRESGFQLYDNHRGMRTGPGGSYRGAYNQNHWGGNHRDGRDGYSSSHQSGGSYNSNRYSSYNKEGYNQSYNQGYNQGFHQGNYNQGYNYNRYPDYGQGDHYSRGSGRSYNQQNYNQQYQQWQQYYQNQNQSNQYDGQYGNYSGQQGSQSSHGSQ
- the hnrnpul1 gene encoding heterogeneous nuclear ribonucleoprotein U-like protein 1 isoform X1 translates to MSCMMSVDVKKLKVNELKEELQKRGLDTRGFKGDLVERLQAALKVENEPTCSDETEAGSVAEAGNAEGSDQGQMAAEKEGSYIDPSASEVSKDENKPENVNVQQATVETICKKVAPVNVKNEDEIKTEQQGQQRPAPGSEWEDLESQQNAEIKTERDRHAHYGHKRRYDDGQGFSYHEHREDRRSRSPLPSAEEDEEDFDGTLVVIDTYNCDLHFKVSGDRCSGCPLTAEGFAYLWSGARATYGVNKGRVCYELKVMEYIPVKHLPGSEPDPHVVRVGWSLDSCSTQLGEEAFSYGYGGTGKKSTCCKFEDYREKFGESDVIECYVDFDSHEQVEIAFSKNGKWLDVAFHVSKEELAGRALYPHVLVKNCSVEFNFGQRAEPFFPLQDGYTLIGAVNLENRVRGTVGPTSKFDCEILMMVGLPACGKTTWATKHAEMNPEKKYNILGTNAIMEKMKVMGLRRQRNYSGRWDILIQRATQCLNQMIQIASHKRRNYILDQTNVYGSAQRRKMSPFEGFQRKAIVICPTDEDLKERMFKQTHEEGKDVPDHAVLEMKANFVLPEVGDFLDEVTFIELQREEAIKLIKWYNEEGRKAGPPPEKRFDNGGQRRRESGFQLYDNHRGMRTGPGGSYRGAYNQNHWGGNHRDGRDGYSSSHQSGGSYNSNRYSSYNKEGYNQSYNQGYNQGFHQGNYNQGYNYNRYPDYGQGDHYSRGSGRSYNQQNYNQQYQQQWQQYYQNQNQSNQYDGQYGNYSGQQGSQSSHGSQ
- the hnrnpul1 gene encoding heterogeneous nuclear ribonucleoprotein U-like protein 1 isoform X4 is translated as MSCMMSVDVKKLKVNELKEELQKRGLDTRGFKGDLVERLQAALKVENEPTCSDETEAGSVAEAGNAEGSDQGQMAAEKEGSYIDPSASEVSKDENKPENVNVQQATVETICKKVAPVNVKNEDEIKTEQQGQQRPAPGSEWEDLESQQNAEIKTERDRHAHYGHKRRYDDGQGFSYHEHREDRRSRSPLPSAEEDEEDFDGTLVVIDTYNCDLHFKVSGDRCSGCPLTAEGFAYLWSGARATYGVNKGRVCYELKVMEYIPVKHLPGSEPDPHVVRVGWSLDSCSTQLGEEAFSYGYGGTGKKSTCCKFEDYREKFGESDVIECYVDFDSHEQVEIAFSKNGKWLDVAFHVSKEELAGRALYPHVLVKNCSVEFNFGQRAEPFFPLQDGYTLIGAVNLENRVRGTVGPTSKFDCEILMMVGLPACGKTTWATKHAEMNPEKKYNILGTNAIMEKMKVMGLRRQRNYSGRWDILIQRATQCLNQMIQIASHKRRNYILDQTNVYGSAQRRKMSPFEGFQRKAIVICPTDEDLKERMFKQTHEEGKDVPDHAVLEMKANFVLPEVGDFLDEVTFIELQREEAIKLIKWYNEEGRKAGPPPEKRFDNGGQRRRESGFQLYDNHRGMRTGPGGSYRGAYNQNHWGGNHRDGRDGYSSSHQSGGSYNSNRYSSYNKEGYNQGYNQGFHQGNYNQGYNYNRYPDYGQGDHYSRGSGRSYNQQNYNQQYQQQWQQYYQNQNQSNQYDGQYGNYSGQQGSQSSHGSQ
- the hnrnpul1 gene encoding heterogeneous nuclear ribonucleoprotein U-like protein 1 isoform X5 codes for the protein MSCMMSVDVKKLKVNELKEELQKRGLDTRGFKGDLVERLQAALKVENEPTCSDETEAGSVAEAGNAEGSDQGQMAAEKEGSYIDPSASEVSKDENKPENVNVQQATVETICKKVAPVNVKNEDEIKTEQQGQQRPAPGSEWEDLESQQNAEIKTERDRHAHYGHKRRYDDGQGFSYHEHREDRRSRSPLPSAEEDEEDFDGTLVVIDTYNCDLHFKVSGDRCSGCPLTAEGFAYLWSGARATYGVNKGRVCYELKVMEYIPVKHLPGSEPDPHVVRVGWSLDSCSTQLGEEAFSYGYGGTGKKSTCCKFEDYREKFGESDVIECYVDFDSHEQVEIAFSKNGKWLDVAFHVSKEELAGRALYPHVLVKNCSVEFNFGQRAEPFFPLQDGYTLIGAVNLENRVRGTVGPTSKFDCEVMGLRRQRNYSGRWDILIQRATQCLNQMIQIASHKRRNYILDQTNVYGSAQRRKMSPFEGFQRKAIVICPTDEDLKERMFKQTHEEGKDVPDHAVLEMKANFVLPEVGDFLDEVTFIELQREEAIKLIKWYNEEGRKAGPPPEKRFDNGGQRRRESGFQLYDNHRGMRTGPGGSYRGAYNQNHWGGNHRDGRDGYSSSHQSGGSYNSNRYSSYNKEGYNQSYNQGYNQGFHQGNYNQGYNYNRYPDYGQGDHYSRGSGRSYNQQNYNQQYQQQWQQYYQNQNQSNQYDGQYGNYSGQQGSQSSHGSQ
- the hnrnpul1 gene encoding heterogeneous nuclear ribonucleoprotein U-like protein 1 isoform X2, yielding MSCMMSVDVKKLKVNELKEELQKRGLDTRGFKGDLVERLQAALKVENEPTCSDETEAGVAEAGNAEGSDQGQMAAEKEGSYIDPSASEVSKDENKPENVNVQQATVETICKKVAPVNVKNEDEIKTEQQGQQRPAPGSEWEDLESQQNAEIKTERDRHAHYGHKRRYDDGQGFSYHEHREDRRSRSPLPSAEEDEEDFDGTLVVIDTYNCDLHFKVSGDRCSGCPLTAEGFAYLWSGARATYGVNKGRVCYELKVMEYIPVKHLPGSEPDPHVVRVGWSLDSCSTQLGEEAFSYGYGGTGKKSTCCKFEDYREKFGESDVIECYVDFDSHEQVEIAFSKNGKWLDVAFHVSKEELAGRALYPHVLVKNCSVEFNFGQRAEPFFPLQDGYTLIGAVNLENRVRGTVGPTSKFDCEILMMVGLPACGKTTWATKHAEMNPEKKYNILGTNAIMEKMKVMGLRRQRNYSGRWDILIQRATQCLNQMIQIASHKRRNYILDQTNVYGSAQRRKMSPFEGFQRKAIVICPTDEDLKERMFKQTHEEGKDVPDHAVLEMKANFVLPEVGDFLDEVTFIELQREEAIKLIKWYNEEGRKAGPPPEKRFDNGGQRRRESGFQLYDNHRGMRTGPGGSYRGAYNQNHWGGNHRDGRDGYSSSHQSGGSYNSNRYSSYNKEGYNQSYNQGYNQGFHQGNYNQGYNYNRYPDYGQGDHYSRGSGRSYNQQNYNQQYQQQWQQYYQNQNQSNQYDGQYGNYSGQQGSQSSHGSQ